The following DNA comes from Timaviella obliquedivisa GSE-PSE-MK23-08B.
AGGGGCTGAATTCTAAAAAAGCGGGCGACTTGCTCAATAGCCCTATTCCCCAGCCCGATCGCTACAGCCATCCGCTGCCTAGCATTGTGTTGGAAGACTACTTTTTGACCACGGGCGAAGAGCAAGACCTGCTAATGGGCGACTTAATGGGAACTCGCTTAACTAGTCCAGAACTTAAGCGCATTCATCGCAATTGTCGGGGCGAAACCTTTCCCAAGTTTGATACCAACTTTCGTAATACCCAGCACGGCAGCGCCTACTTTGGCGTGATGGCAGATGCGATCGCCCTCTGTGGCTACAAAGGCTGGGTGCTGCTGCTCGATGAAGTCGAGTTAGTGGGGCGATTGGGCAAAGTTGGTCGGCTGCAAGCCTATCGCAACCTTAACTGGTTGTTGAATTGGTCAACCCGATCCATTCAGGGCGACGGCGACCAAGAGCAATTCTGCCAAAATCCCTACCCTATCTACACCTTTGGCGTAGTGGCATCCAGCCTCCGCAATGACGTATGGTACAGCGGCACCACTACTCTCAGCGCCAAAAACGATCGCACCCAAATTCCCCAACTCGCCGCCGAAAAGTTTGGTGCCGAAGCCGCCTTGACGATGCAAGAGTTCTTTGAAACTGCTGTGAGTCCTTACTGCCCCACCATTCGCCCTCTAGAAACAGCAAACCTGGTGAAGTTACTAGATCAACTGGTGAAACTGCACGGCACTGCCTATGGATGGAACGCTCAAATGAATGCATCAAAGCTGGTGAAAACTGTGGGTAGTCAACCCATCCGTACTCACATTCGTGCCACCCTAGAAGCACTGGATATTGCCTACCTGTATAACGAAACGATTGAGCTAGGAGTAACGGATTTGGTCGAAGCTTCGGTACAGGAAGAGGAAGGTTTTTTTGCGATCGAAGATGCCGCAGATGTTTAAGGAAATTGTTTAAGGAGATGGGGTGAAATCCTGTTTAAGACTCCACCCGATCGCCCTTACCCTTGGGTTGTCAATACTTCCGAAGGCAAGCGCTTAAACGCTAATCGTTCGTTTTCGACATCTACAAAAATCGTGTCGCCATTGACAAACTCGCTCCGCAGAATTGCTTTAGCGATCTGGGTTTCTAGCTCACGTTGAATAGCACGCTTGAGCGGACGAGCACCATACACGGGGTCATACCCGACTTCTGCTAGGAAATCAAGAGCAGAATCTGAAAGACGAAGTGACATTTTGCGATCGCTCAACCGTTCTGCTAACCGTTCTACTTGCAGTTTGATAATACGTCGCAGTTCCGATTTTTGTAAGCTGTGGAAGATGATCACCTCATCAATCCGATTCAGAAACTCCGGACGGAAGTTTTCACGCATGGCAAGCATGACGCGCGATCGCATTTCTTCGTGCTGAGTATCATCCCCCGCTAGATCCAAAATGTATTGCGAACCGATGTTACTCGTCATGATAATAATCGAGTTCTTAAAGTCTACGGTGCGACCTTGCGAATCGGTAACACGACCATCATCTAAAATCTGCAACATGACGTTAAATACATCAGAATGCGCCTTCTCAATTTCGTCGAACAAAATGACGGAATAGGGACGACGACGGATAGCCTCGGTAAGCTGTCCACCCTCCTCATAGCCCACGTAGCCTGGAGGTGCGCCAATCAGTCGAGACACGGTATGTTTTTCCATGTACTCTGACATATCGATTCGCACCATGGCTTCCTCGGTATCGAATAAATAAGCGGCAAGAGCTTTTGCCAATTCCGTTTTACCAACTCCGGTAGGCCCTAAGAAAATGAAACTGGCGATCGGGCGGTTCGGATCAGAAAGTCCGGCGCGCGATCGCTGAATTGCATCAGCTACAGCAGTCACGGCTTCATCTTGTCCGACTACCCGCTGATGAAGTTCATCTTCGAGTTGCAGCAACTTATCCATTTCTGAAGCCACGAGCTTACTAATGGGAATGCCTGTCCATTTAGAAATAATTTCGGCAATGTCGGATTCCGAGACTTCTTCCCGCAGTAAAGATTTACCATTGGTTTGGGTTTGGGTCATCTTCACTTCTGCCTCTTGCAGCTTGCGCTGGAGGTCGGTAGATTTGCCGTACTTCAACTCGGCGGCTTTATTCAAGTCATAGTCACGTTCTGCCTGCTGAATTTCTAAGTTGACGCGATCGATCTCTTCTTTGATCGCCTGTACCTGATTAATGATGTCCTTCTCGGCGTGCCATTGAGTGCTGAGCGTCCGTTGCTCTTCTTTGAGATCTGCCAGTTCTTTCTCAATCCGCTCTAGGCGATCTTTAGAGGCTAAATCGCTTTCTTTTTTCAATGAAAGCCGCTCCATTTCAAGCTGTAAAATTTTGCGATCGACCTCATCCAAAGCGTCGGGTTTGGATGTGATTTCCATCTTCATTTTTGCCGCGGCTTCGTCTACCAAATCGATCGCTTTGTCGGGTAAAAATCGATCGCTAATATAACGATTCGACAAGGTAGCTGCTGCCACTAACGAACTATCAGAAATTCTCACCGCATGGTGCAATTCATAGCGCTCTTTCAATCCGCGCAGAATTGAAATCGTATCCTCAACGCTGGGTTGATCAACATATACCTGCTGGAAGCGGCGCTCTAAAGCTGCGTCTTTTTCGATGTATTTGCGGTATTCATCTAACGTGGTCGCCCCAATGCAGCGCAATTCGCCTCGCGCCAGCATCGGCTTCAATAGGTTCCCAGCATCCATTGCGCCCTGGGTTGCACCCGCTCCAACAACGGTGTGAATTTCGTCAATGAACAGAATAATATTGCCTTGAGAATCAGTGACTTCTTTGAGAACCGCTTTGAGTCGATCTTCAAATTCGCCTCGGTACTTGGCTCCGGCAATCAGTGCGCCCATATCTAACGAAATTAGCTTACGGTCTTTTAGTGATTCGGGAACGTCGCCACTGAGGATACGCTGTGCTAATCCTTCCGCGATCGCCGTTTTACCCACACCGGGTTCACCAATTAAAACGGGATTGTTTTTAGTCCGACGCGACAAAATTTGAATGGTTCGCCGAATTTCGTCATCTCGCCCAATCACAGGATCGAGTTTGCCTTGACGGGCATATTCTGTCAAATCTCGACCATATTTGGTTAAAGATTCGTATTTTCCTTCTGGATTTTGATCGGTCACTTTCTGCGTCCCTCTAATTTGGTCAACCGCTATTTTCAGCTTGCGTTCGTCTAGTTTGAATTCTTGAAATAATCCTCGCCCAAATCGTTCATCTTTGGGATAAGCCAAAAGTAGATGTTCGATAGAAATATAATCGTCGCCAAATTCTAGCCGAATTTTCTCAGCGCGATCGGTTAAGACATCCAGCGATCGCCCCAAGTACACGGCTCCACCCGCGCCCGATACCTTCGGTTGTTTACGGATGTATTCTTCGGTATAGTGGCGTACCTGCTGCGAATTAACGCCCAACTTATTAAAAATATTGGCGGCAAGCCCATCTTGCTCCAACAGCGCCAACATCAAATGTTCAGACTCTAGTTGCTGATGCTGCGACTGTTTGGCAATTTCAGGAGTCCGGGCGATCGCTTCCCAGGCTTTTTCAGTAAATTTATTAGGATCAGTAGGTTGCATAGATTAGGAAGTTTAAGGTTACGAGTGGGAACCTCAGAGAACTCAGCTCCCTTTTATTTCCTTAATTGTATGAACTAGGAGAGCGATCGCTAAGGTAGGAATACCGCCCTTAAAGCAGTCGGTGTTGCCGTCTATCGCTTAAGATTTCTAAACACGCTAAGAAATTCTATGAACAGAAAAAATGTGTCTTCGGGTTCTCCCTTCGAGAAGCCTATTGGTTTTTCAAGAGCAGTTTGTATTGGTAATATCATTGCGGTTGCCGGAACCGCACCCGTAGCTGCTGACGGTTCTACGGCGTTTCCAGGAGACGTGTATGAGCAAACAAAACGCTGTCTTGAAATTATTCAAACGGCGATCGAGGCAGCAGATGGTCGGATTGAAGATGTCATTCGCACCCGCATCATGATGACTGATATTTCGTGCTGGGAAGAAGCGGCAAAAGCGCACGGTGAGGTGTTTGGAGAGATTCGTCCGGCTTGCACCTTTGTGGAAGTATCGAGGTTTATTAAAGAAGACTGGCTAGTAGAACTTGAGGCGGACTGTGTGACTCAGCTATGAACGGGGATTCAGCCTTTACGTTGAGCAAAGGCTGGATGGTTTTTTCAAAGAAATTAGTCTTCACAGAATTTTCTCTAGACCGTAAACCAGAGATTTGAGGGTAATGACTTTGCGAATAGACAGCAATACTCCTGGCATAAAGCTGGCGCGATCGGTCGTATCATGCCGCAGTGTATAAATTTCTCCAGGCGCACCAAAAATCACTTCCTCATGGGCAATGAGTCCGGGCAAGCGAACACTATGAATCCGAATACCTGATTCGGTTTGGGAGCCTCTTGCTCCTGGTATCTTTTCGGTTTCTTTGACTTGAGGCGGATTGAAGGGCTTGCCGAATTCTTCTAAAAGCTGAGCAGTTTGAATGGCAGTACCGCTGGGAGCATCGGCTTTTTGGTTGTGGTGTAGTTCAATAATTTCCACATAATCGAAGTATTGAGAGGCGCGGACAGCCGCCTGTTGAAGCAATACCATACCGATAGAGAAATTAGGAACAATAAGGCAACCCGTGCTGGCTTTATCGGCAAAGTCTGCTAAATCTTGAATTTGGTCGGGGCTGAGTCCGGTGGTGCCCACAACGGGGCGCACTCCATAGGCGATCGCTGCCCGCACATTGTTGTACACCGAGTCAGGATGGGTAAAGTCCACCATCACAGCAAGCTGCTTCTCCTGGGTTGCCATCACCAAAGTGGCTTGCAGGTCTGCCAGAATGGGGATCTCTAGTTCGCCACAGCCCGCCACTATGCCCACGTCCAGCCCTTGCAGTTCGGGGCTGCGATCGACTGCTCCAACCAGGGTTAAATCTTCGGCAGCGACGATCGCTTTAACCACCTCGCGCCCCATTTTGCCCCCTGCACCATTGACCACGACTGGGATTGGACTTGACATAATTGAGAACCCTTCTAAGCAACTAATGGATATTGTAAGTTAGCTCCGTAAGTTAGCTCTGCATCCCTCTCTGTGTCACAATGTGAAACAGTCGTCAACCGTCAGTATTCAGGTATATTGTGAGTCCTACTGCCACCAAACTCTCCCCCCGTCGCGTGTTTCCCTTCACTGCCATTGTCGGTCAAGAGGAAATGAAACTAGCGCTGTTACTAAACGTTATTGACCCCAAAATCGGCGGTGTCATGATTATGGGCGATCGCGGCACTGGCAAATCCACCACTATTCGGGCATTAGCAGACGTGCTACCCGAAATTGACGTTGTCGCAGGCGACCCCTTCAACAGTCATCCCAACGATGCAGGGCTGATGAGCGACTTTGTTAAAGAACAGATCGAAGCCGGACAAACGCCCCAAGTGGCACAGAAAAAAGTGCCGATGATTGATCTGCCTTTAGGTGCAACCGAGGATCGGGTTTGCGGCACTATTGATATTGAAAAAGCCCTATCTGAAGGCGTAAAAGCCTTTGAACCTGGACTTTTGGCACAGGCGAATCGGGGCATTCTCTACGTCGATGAAGTCAACTTGCTAGATGATCACCTGGTCGATGTCCTGCTCGATTCAGCAGCTTCGGGCTGGAATACAGTGGAGCGGGAAGGCATTTCGATTCGTCACCCGGCGCGGTTTGTGTTAGTCGGCTCAGGCAACCCCGAAGAAGGTGAACTGCGCCCTCAACTGCTCGATCGCTTTGGGCTACACGCCGAGATCCGCACCGTTAAAGATCCAACTCTGCGAGTCGAAATTGTCGAGCAGCGATCGGACTTTGACCAAGATCCAGAAACGTTTTTAGAGAAGCACCGCCCCCAGCAAGAAGCGCTTCAACAAACTCTGATCAATGCGCAGACTTTACTAAAGTCGGTCAACATCGATCGCGATTTGAAGATTAAAATATCTCAAGCTTGCTCCGAGTTAGATGTGGATGGGCTACGGGGTGACATTGTGACTAATCGCACAGCCAAAGCGCTGGCAGCACTAGAAGGACGCACAGAAGTGACCGTTAACGATGTTCAGCGTGTCATGGTCATGGCGTTGCGTCACCGTCTCCGGAAAGATCCCCTAGAGTCAATTGATTCTGGGTATAAAGTTGGAAAAGTCTTCAATCAGGTGTTTGGGGTTGTTGAGTCGGCAGATCAAAATGGAGCGGGGCAGCCTGTGGCAATTCGTTAGTAGAGTCAATTATGGTACATCTCCAACTCAATCAAATACGGATCGCACCAGGACAACGTGTGCAGTTGGAAAGAGTTAGCTGGTCGGAGTTTGAAGCAATTTCGGCAGAGTTGGGAGAAGGGCGATCGACCCAAATCGCTTATTATGACGGCACTCTAGAAATTATGGCTCCTCTGCCCGAACATGAAACCGCTAAAGTTTTTTTAGGCGATTTTGTCAAAGCTCTGCTTAACGAACTAGAAATAGAGTGGCTCTCGTTAGGTTCTACCACCTTAAAACAGCAGTTGATGGCGGCTGGAATTGAACCAGATGATTGTTTTTACATTCAAACTTGTCAACAGATGGTGGGAAAAACTCGGTTGGATTTAGCGATCGATCCGCCGCCTGATCTGGCGATCGAAATTGATTTGACCTCTAAAACCCAAATTAGTGCCTACGAAGCTCTAAAAGTGCCAGAGGTCTGGTGCTATGACAACGGCATCCTAAAGTTTTTTGTGTTGCAGAATGGGCGCTATATAGAATCTCAAGTTAGTCCAAACTTTCCAAATTTACCGTTATTAGAATACCTTCCCAAATTTATTCAGCGCGGTCAAACTGAGGTGATGAGTGCTGTGCAGCGATCGTTTCGGCAATGGGTTCGGGAACGTCTGATCCGTTGCTGAGGCAGTTTTCTCTACGATATTTTCTCCAAAATTTTAGCCACCGCGATCGCCCCTAGCAATACTCTGTTTCTCACTCAGATGACATTGGTATCCAGTAAATGGCTATCACTCATTAAG
Coding sequences within:
- the bchI gene encoding magnesium chelatase ATPase subunit I; translated protein: MSPTATKLSPRRVFPFTAIVGQEEMKLALLLNVIDPKIGGVMIMGDRGTGKSTTIRALADVLPEIDVVAGDPFNSHPNDAGLMSDFVKEQIEAGQTPQVAQKKVPMIDLPLGATEDRVCGTIDIEKALSEGVKAFEPGLLAQANRGILYVDEVNLLDDHLVDVLLDSAASGWNTVEREGISIRHPARFVLVGSGNPEEGELRPQLLDRFGLHAEIRTVKDPTLRVEIVEQRSDFDQDPETFLEKHRPQQEALQQTLINAQTLLKSVNIDRDLKIKISQACSELDVDGLRGDIVTNRTAKALAALEGRTEVTVNDVQRVMVMALRHRLRKDPLESIDSGYKVGKVFNQVFGVVESADQNGAGQPVAIR
- the dapB gene encoding 4-hydroxy-tetrahydrodipicolinate reductase, with translation MSSPIPVVVNGAGGKMGREVVKAIVAAEDLTLVGAVDRSPELQGLDVGIVAGCGELEIPILADLQATLVMATQEKQLAVMVDFTHPDSVYNNVRAAIAYGVRPVVGTTGLSPDQIQDLADFADKASTGCLIVPNFSIGMVLLQQAAVRASQYFDYVEIIELHHNQKADAPSGTAIQTAQLLEEFGKPFNPPQVKETEKIPGARGSQTESGIRIHSVRLPGLIAHEEVIFGAPGEIYTLRHDTTDRASFMPGVLLSIRKVITLKSLVYGLEKIL
- the clpB gene encoding ATP-dependent chaperone ClpB, translating into MQPTDPNKFTEKAWEAIARTPEIAKQSQHQQLESEHLMLALLEQDGLAANIFNKLGVNSQQVRHYTEEYIRKQPKVSGAGGAVYLGRSLDVLTDRAEKIRLEFGDDYISIEHLLLAYPKDERFGRGLFQEFKLDERKLKIAVDQIRGTQKVTDQNPEGKYESLTKYGRDLTEYARQGKLDPVIGRDDEIRRTIQILSRRTKNNPVLIGEPGVGKTAIAEGLAQRILSGDVPESLKDRKLISLDMGALIAGAKYRGEFEDRLKAVLKEVTDSQGNIILFIDEIHTVVGAGATQGAMDAGNLLKPMLARGELRCIGATTLDEYRKYIEKDAALERRFQQVYVDQPSVEDTISILRGLKERYELHHAVRISDSSLVAAATLSNRYISDRFLPDKAIDLVDEAAAKMKMEITSKPDALDEVDRKILQLEMERLSLKKESDLASKDRLERIEKELADLKEEQRTLSTQWHAEKDIINQVQAIKEEIDRVNLEIQQAERDYDLNKAAELKYGKSTDLQRKLQEAEVKMTQTQTNGKSLLREEVSESDIAEIISKWTGIPISKLVASEMDKLLQLEDELHQRVVGQDEAVTAVADAIQRSRAGLSDPNRPIASFIFLGPTGVGKTELAKALAAYLFDTEEAMVRIDMSEYMEKHTVSRLIGAPPGYVGYEEGGQLTEAIRRRPYSVILFDEIEKAHSDVFNVMLQILDDGRVTDSQGRTVDFKNSIIIMTSNIGSQYILDLAGDDTQHEEMRSRVMLAMRENFRPEFLNRIDEVIIFHSLQKSELRRIIKLQVERLAERLSDRKMSLRLSDSALDFLAEVGYDPVYGARPLKRAIQRELETQIAKAILRSEFVNGDTIFVDVENERLAFKRLPSEVLTTQG
- a CDS encoding RidA family protein yields the protein MNRKNVSSGSPFEKPIGFSRAVCIGNIIAVAGTAPVAADGSTAFPGDVYEQTKRCLEIIQTAIEAADGRIEDVIRTRIMMTDISCWEEAAKAHGEVFGEIRPACTFVEVSRFIKEDWLVELEADCVTQL
- a CDS encoding ATP-binding protein; translation: MERYDANRRKAIAIIESLRAGIPTRMSTRELPDLRASLTDVIRQDLTQFVQGKRPKGRLAWGPYGQGKTHALTTVEHVALDMGFAVSRVSLSREVSCHHLMNFYGRVASVIRTPDSKLTGLTKGLNSKKAGDLLNSPIPQPDRYSHPLPSIVLEDYFLTTGEEQDLLMGDLMGTRLTSPELKRIHRNCRGETFPKFDTNFRNTQHGSAYFGVMADAIALCGYKGWVLLLDEVELVGRLGKVGRLQAYRNLNWLLNWSTRSIQGDGDQEQFCQNPYPIYTFGVVASSLRNDVWYSGTTTLSAKNDRTQIPQLAAEKFGAEAALTMQEFFETAVSPYCPTIRPLETANLVKLLDQLVKLHGTAYGWNAQMNASKLVKTVGSQPIRTHIRATLEALDIAYLYNETIELGVTDLVEASVQEEEGFFAIEDAADV
- a CDS encoding Uma2 family endonuclease gives rise to the protein MVHLQLNQIRIAPGQRVQLERVSWSEFEAISAELGEGRSTQIAYYDGTLEIMAPLPEHETAKVFLGDFVKALLNELEIEWLSLGSTTLKQQLMAAGIEPDDCFYIQTCQQMVGKTRLDLAIDPPPDLAIEIDLTSKTQISAYEALKVPEVWCYDNGILKFFVLQNGRYIESQVSPNFPNLPLLEYLPKFIQRGQTEVMSAVQRSFRQWVRERLIRC